A genome region from Camelina sativa cultivar DH55 chromosome 10, Cs, whole genome shotgun sequence includes the following:
- the LOC104720066 gene encoding protein SMAX1-LIKE 4-like yields MRTGAYTVHQTLTPEAASVLKQSLTLARRRGHSQVTPLHVASTLLTSSRSNLFRRACLKSNPFTALGRQIAHPSLHCRALELCFNVALNRLPTNPNPLFQTQPSLSNALVAALKRAQAHQRRGCVEQQQSQQNQPFLAVKVELEQLVVSILDDPSVSRVMREAGLSSVSVKSNIEDDSSVVSPVFYGSSSSVGVFSSPCSPSSSENNQGGGTLSPNPSKIWHAHLSNHHSFEQNPFFHFPKGKTFSPDQAFPVREDANPVIEVLLGKKHNKKRNTVIVGDSVSLTEGVVAKLMGRIERGEVPDDLKQTHFIKFQFSQVGLNFMKKEDIEGQVRELKRKIESFTSWGGKGVIVCLGDLDWAVWSGGNGTFSSNYSAADHLVEEIGRMVYDYSNSGAKVWLLGTASYQTYMRCQMKQPPLDVQWALQAVSIPSGGLSLTLHASSGHSSEMASQMMEMKPFRVKEEEEEGAEKEEEEVKLNFCGECAFNYEKEAKAFISAQHKILPPWLQPHGDNNNINQKDELSGLRKKWNRFCQTLHHKKPGMTAQGYSWKAEQSRSVLQGSFVDSGLKQNSRASSSVAKFRRQNSCTIEFSFGSNHQEGLKRNDELSLDGFKSTNNDEGVETKITLALGHYPFPSDSENSDEEESEKAIRMSKLSEKLHENIPWQKEVLPSIVEAMEESVKRSKKSDTWILVSGNDVTAKRRLAITMTTSLFGSLENMLKINLRTSKASEACGELENALNEGEKVLVLIERVDLADAKFMKLLVDRFEACRSGDFDGFHGKKSQLIFLLTREDDEYVENEQFVIPMVLKCKKSSSGLANHKRKPESDAAPTMIKKKKNPRNEEEEEESNVACDISNMKKEFSRQLKFESNALDLNLRVDADEEDEEEAKPATQISSGFKERFLDSIQNRFNFTVLSNEDITKFFVTKIKDSCEEILGQREERFGFTVDAELIERFYKGCGFFANGLFEEWVKEVFQTGLVTVKNGGKEGISVINLCLGGIDMIDQWEEVYEEEDGFMGTCLPKRIQVSFVD; encoded by the exons ATGCGTACAGGGGCTTATACCGTGCACCAGACACTAACACCAGAGGCTGCTTCAGTTTTGAAGCAATCTCTAACCTTAGCAAGAAGGAGAGGTCATTCTCAGGTCACTCCTCTTCACGTCGCTTCAACACTTTTAACTTCGTCAAGATCCAATCTTTTCCGAAGGGCATGTCTCAAGTCTAATCCTTTCACAGCCCTCGGTCGCCAAATAGCTCACCCTTCTCTCCATTGTCGAGCACTCGAGCTCTGTTTCAATGTTGCTCTCAACAGGCTTCCCACCAACCCCAACCCTCTTTTTCAGACCCAGCCTTCACTCTCCAACGCACTCGTCGCGGCTCTGAAGAGAGCACAGGCGCATCAGCGGAGAGGGTGTGTGGAGCAGCAGCAGAGCCAGCAGAACCAGCCGTTCTTGGCGGTTAAAGTCGAGCTGGAGCAGCTCGTTGTGTCGATTCTCGACGACCCTAGTGTGAGTAGAGTGATGAGAGAAGCTGGGTTGTCTAGTGTTTCCGTGAAGAGTAACATAGAGGATGACTCCTCTGTTGTTTCCCCTGTTTTCTACGGCTCGTCTTCCTCTGTTGGTGTCTTCTCTTCCCCTTGCTCTCCTTCTTCTAGTGAAAACAATCAAGGAGGAGGGACTTTAAGCCCTAACCCTAGCAAAATCTGGCATGCGCATTTGTCCAATCATCACTCCTTTGAGCAAAACCCTTTCTTCCATTTCCCTAAAGGAAAGACCTTTAGTCCAGATCAAGCTTTTCCTGTAAGAGAAGACGCAAACCCGGTCATCGAAGTGCTTCTAGGAAAGAAGCACAACAAGAAGAGGAACACTGTCATAGTTGGAGACTCTGTGTCTCTAACAGAAGGAGTGGTTGCAAAACTCATGGGTAGAATTGAGAGAGGAGAAGTTCCAGATGACTTGAAACAAACCCATTTCATCAAGTTTCAGTTTTCACAAGTTGGCTTAAATTTCATGAAGAAGGAGGATATAGAGGGGCAAGTTAGGGAATTgaagagaaaaatagaatctTTCACATCTTGGGGTGGTAAAG GTGTCATTGTTTGTCTTGGAGATCTGGATTGGGCTGTATGGAGCGGCGGTAACGGCACATTTTCTTCGAATTACAGCGCGGCTGATCATCTAGTGGAAGAGATAGGGAGAATGGTTTATGATTATAGCAACTCAGGAGCCAAAGTTTGGCTTTTGGGGACAGCTTCTTACCAAACATACATGAGATGTCAGATGAAGCAACCTCCACTTGATGTTCAATGGGCTCTTCAAGCTGTTTCTATTCCTTCAGGAGGACTTTCACTAACCCTCCATGCTTCCAG TGGTCACAGTTCTGAAATGGCTTCTCAAATGATGGAGATGAAGCCATTTAGagttaaggaagaagaagaagaaggagcagaAAAGGAAGAA GAAGAAGTTAAACTCAATTTCTGCGGAGAATGTGCTTTTAACtatgaaaaagaagcaaaagcttTTATATCAGCTCAGCATAAAATTTTACCGCCTTGGCTGCAACCTCATGgggacaacaacaacattaaccAGAag GATGAATTGAGTGGACTGCGGAAGAAATGGAACCGGTTTTGTCAAACTCTTCACCACAAGAAACCCGGTATGACTGCTCAAGGCTACAGTTGGAAGGCGGAACAGAGCCGCTCTGTTTTACAAGGTTCTTTTGTGGACTCGGGTCTGAAGCAAAACTCACGTGCATCTAGTTCGGTTGCTAAATTCAGGCGACAAAACTCATGTACTATTGAGTTTAGTTTTGGAAGTAACCATCAAGAAGGTCTAAAGAGAAACGATGAATTAAGTTTGGATGGATTCAAGAGTACTAACAATGATGAAGGTGTAGAGACCAAGATCACTCTTGCACTTGGTCATTATCCATTTCCATCTGATTCAGAAAACTcggatgaagaagaatcagagaAAGCGATCAGAATGAGCAAATTATCGGAAAAGCTTCATGAGAACATTCCATGGCAAAAGGAAGTTCTTCCTTCAATAGTTGAAGCCATGGAAGAATCAGTTAAGAGGAGTAAGAAGAGTGATACTTGGATCCTAGTTTCGGGGAACGATGTGACTGCTAAAAGAAGATTAGCTATCACAATGACAACTTCGCTCTTCGGGTCACTCGAAAATATGTTAAAGATCAATCTGAGAACATCCAAGGCAAGTGAAGCGTGTGGGGAGCTCGAGAACGCGTTAAATGAGGGGGAAAAGGTTCTTGTTTTGATAGAACGAGTTGATTTAGCCGATGCTAAATTCATGAAGCTCCTCGTAGATCGTTTTGAGGCTTGTAGGTCTGGAGATTTTGATGGTTTTCATGGAAAGAAGAGCCAACTCATCTTCCTTTTGacaagagaagatgatgaatatgTAGAGAATGAACAATTTGTCATACCAATGGTGTTGAAGTGTAAGAAATCGAGTTCTGGTTTGGCTAATCACAAGAGGAAGCCAGAATCTGATGCTGCACCGACGatgattaagaagaagaagaatccgagaaacgaagaagaggaggaagaaagcAATGTTGCTTGCGATATAAGCAACATGAAGAAAGAGTTCTCAAGACAGTTGAAGTTCGAATCCAATGCTCTTGACCTCAACTTAAGAGTTGACgccgatgaagaagacgaagaagaagctaaaccgGCCACTCAAATCTCAAGCGGGTTTAAAGAACGTTTTCTAGACTCGATCCAAAACCGGTTTAATTTCACAGTTTTGTCAAACGAAGATATAACTAAGTTCTTTGTGACGAAGATCAAAGACTCGTGCGAGGAGATCCTAGGGCAACGAGAAGAGAGATTCGGGTTTACAGTCGATGCGGAGCTGATAGAGAGGTTCTACAAAGGGTGTGGGTTTTTTGCAAACGGTTTGTTTGAGGAATGGGTGAAAGAGGTTTTTCAAACGGGTTTAGTAACGGTCAAAAACGGCGGGAAAGAGGGCATAAGTGTAATTAACCTATGTTTGGGGGGTATAGATATGATTGACCAATGGGAGGAGGTatacgaggaagaagatggattcATGGGTACTTGTCTACCCAAGAGAATCCAAGTTTCCTTTGTTGATTAG